One Nicotiana sylvestris chromosome 12, ASM39365v2, whole genome shotgun sequence genomic window carries:
- the LOC138883402 gene encoding uncharacterized protein: MYGRPRIRRGALIYDKAQELGRKVLSMRAWRSSGDVICMWTITAECIRLAARELVGVSEGFSGGHKGDWWWSKEVQEKVKAKKVAYLKLVESMDDEAKWMNMEGYKRAKKEAKLAVTMAKTIAFVYDELRAKVGTRSYTG; this comes from the coding sequence ATGTATGGTCGACCTAGGATCAGGCGGGGTGCCTTGATTTATGATAAAGCGCAAGAATTGGGGCGAAAGGTGCTGTCTATGAGAGCCTGGAGGAGCAGTGGAGACGTGATCTGTATGTGGACCATTACAGCGGAGTGTATTAGATTAGCTGCAAGGGAGCTGGTAGGAGTCTCGGAGGGCTTCTCTGGCGGCCACAAAGGTGACTGGTGGTGGAGTAAGGAGGTACAAGAGAAAGTGAAAGCTAAGAAAGTGGCGTACTTGAAGCTTGTAGAGAGCATGGACGATGAGGCAAAATGGATGAACATGGAGGGGTATAAGAGGGCTAAGAAGGAGGCGAAGTTAGCGGTTACGATGGCTAAGACTATTGCATTTGTGTATGACGAGCTTAGGGCCAAAGTGGGGACAAGAAGTTATACAGGCTAG